One Lasioglossum baleicum chromosome 6, iyLasBale1, whole genome shotgun sequence genomic window carries:
- the LOC143209920 gene encoding diacylglycerol kinase epsilon-like — protein MHMVWSLFRGKSGLCCGCGICSVLRVSVPKSDGKVDPGVSILNNSHILSVYIYIDLSSFLVETNLNSNMLEEEFSSIILPTLSTMLFFIFTLYFFRYLIGEPRIHIRDVTKQHNWKSTRKETKAYYCSICESLLLNVDGLTCDCCGVYVDPSCVKIADKQLKCKVISLSTNESMKHHWVKGNLPLSASCEICNEECDLEPGLTDWWCCWCQRCVHEECKPNLSEICDFGKFKLMIIPPSSLEVVNQRSTVRRRLQLRTVIPPSWPDWKPLIVVANKKSGNKDGGEILSLFRRLLNPAQVVDLSERDPVVALEWCRLITNVKCTVLVAGGDGTIAWLLNAIHKLELVPVPSVAIIPLGTGNDLSRVLGWGKEHDLYRDPANILQEIETAQEVKLDRWTVAVKPYGGLGLRGSHQSLHMYNYIGIGVDAQVTLQFHRTRESRFYFYSSRLFNKLLYLCFGTQQVVERECKDLDQNIEIYLDGVKAELPSIEGIVITNIPSWGAGVNLWNTDRECMKQSFNDEILEVVALYSSFHMAQLQVGLADPHRIGQAKSIKIKLLKSYAMQIDGEPWYQHPCEINITYCNKASMLVSTMAN, from the exons ATGCACATGGTGTGGTCTCTGTTTCGTGGTAAAAGTGGGCTCTGCTGTGGGTGTGGGATCTGTTCCGTGCTAAGAGTGAGCGTGCCAAAAAGTGATGGCAAGGtagacccgggcgtgagcattCTCAATAATTCTCATATCctctctgtatacatatatat AGATCTATCATCTTTCCTGGTCGAAACAAATTTGAATTCAAATATGTTAGAAGAAGAATTTAGTAGCATTATTTTACCTACACTGTCTACCAtgctattttttatatttacgtTATACTTCTTCCGATACCTTATAGGAGAACCTCGTATTCATATTCGAGATGTTACCAAACAGCATAATTGGAAATCTACGAGAAAAGAAACCAAG GCATATTATTGTAGCATATGTGAAAGTTTGTTATTAAATGTTGATGGATTGACGTGTGATTGCTGTGGCGTTTATGTGGATCCTTCTTGTGTAAAGATCGCAGACAAGCAATTAAAATGTAAAGTTATTAGTCTAAGTACAAACGAGTCAATGAAGCATCATTGGGTAAAGG GTAACTTGCCACTGTCTGCTTCGTGCGAAATATGCAACGAGGAATGTGACCTGGAACCTGGTCTAACGGATTGGTGGTGTTGCTGGTGTCAAAGATGTGTCCATGAAGAGTGTAAACCTAATCTCTCCGAa ATATGTGATTTTGGCAAATTTAAATTGATGATAATTCCACCAAGCAGCTTGGAAGTAGTAAATCAACGCAGTACAGTAAGACGTAGATTACAACTTCGTACAGTCATACCACCAAGTTGGCCTGATTGGAAACCTCTTATAGTAGTTG CAAACAAAAAATCTGGAAACAAAGATGGAGGAGAGATCTTGTCTCTGTTCAGAAGGTTATTAAATCCTGCACAAGTTGTTGATTTATCAGAACGCGATCCGGTTGTTGCTCTCGAGTGGTGTCGCTTAATAACAAATGTCAAATGCACTGTCCTTGTAGCAGGTGGAGATGGCACAATAGCTTGGTTACTAAATGCTATTCATAAACTTGAATTAgtg CCAGTTCCATCCGTGGCAATTATTCCCTTGGGAACAGGGAACGATTTGTCCAGGGTATTAGGATGGGGAAAGGAACACGATTTGTATAGAGATCCTGCAAAtatattgcaagaaatagaaacagcACAAGAAGTGAAGCTTGATAG atGGACTGTAGCAGTGAAACCATATGGTGGATTGGGACTACGAGGTTCACATCAGAGTCTTCATATGTATAATTACATAGGTATAGGAGTTGATGCGCAAGTAACATTACAGTTTCATCGCACAAGGGAAAgccgattttatttttatagtagtAGATTATTCAATAAG CTACTATACTTATGTTTTGGTACGCAACAAGTAGTGGAAAGGGAATGCAAAGATCTTGATCAAAATATAGAGATATACTTGGATGGTGTTAAAGCAGAATTGCCCTCTATTGAGGGCATCGTGATAACAAATATTCCTTCGTGGGGTGCTGGCGTCAATCTTTGGAATACAG ATCGTGAGTGTATGAAGCAAAGTTTCAATGATGAAATATTGGAGGTAGTTGCACTGTATTCTTCTTTCCATATGGCCCAGCTACAAGTGGGACTTGCTGATCCCCATCGAATTGGCCAAGCTAAATCTATAAAG ATAAAATTACTAAAATCATACGCCATGCAAATTGATGGAGAACCCTGGTACCAACATCCTTGTGAAATTAATATTACATATTGTAACAAAGCATCCATGTTGGTGAGCACTATGgcgaattaa